A window of Sphingobacterium sp. SRCM116780 contains these coding sequences:
- a CDS encoding chloride channel protein yields MFAKHIFSKTLWNRLILYSLKWIGLALLVGSIVGSISAFFLTSLSWVTEYRETHLWIIAGLPIAGLLIGLLYYYYGGSSNKGNNLLISEYYQNNQAIPLKMAPLVLLSTLLTHLFGGSAGREGTAVQIGGTIADQCTKIFKLNQQDRRILIIIGISAGFASVFGTPWAGAIFGLEVITGGKNRLRGLIPSMLTAFIADYACSFWHVAHTHYKIQDVIPVISLQMMGYATLTGIVFGLTAYLFTKSSDLFTTLFKAIPYPPIRPFIGGLVLVFVIWTLGTTKYIGLGIPTILESFKIPLNSTDFIIKLLLTTFTLSAGFKGGEVTPLFFIGATLGNALFGFIPLPMGLLAAMGFIAVFSGATNTPFACLLMGIELFGYEAWPYFAIVCFVAYLFSGKKGIYAAQLLSGPKHYLFLQWQKAKDKYAKNTKL; encoded by the coding sequence ATGTTTGCAAAACACATTTTTTCAAAAACCTTATGGAACAGATTAATCCTTTATTCTTTAAAATGGATAGGGTTAGCTCTACTCGTAGGATCAATAGTTGGTTCCATTTCCGCTTTCTTCTTGACGAGTTTATCTTGGGTAACCGAATATCGAGAGACCCATCTTTGGATTATTGCAGGATTACCAATCGCAGGATTACTTATCGGTTTACTTTATTATTATTACGGAGGATCGTCCAATAAAGGTAACAACCTGTTAATAAGCGAATATTACCAAAATAATCAAGCTATTCCATTAAAAATGGCGCCACTTGTATTGCTAAGTACGCTACTTACCCATCTTTTTGGTGGATCAGCAGGTAGAGAAGGAACTGCTGTGCAAATTGGAGGAACTATTGCCGATCAGTGCACAAAAATTTTTAAATTAAATCAGCAAGACAGAAGGATTTTAATCATCATCGGTATTAGTGCTGGGTTTGCTTCTGTTTTTGGCACTCCTTGGGCTGGAGCTATATTCGGGCTAGAGGTTATTACTGGCGGTAAAAATAGATTACGAGGTCTTATTCCGAGTATGTTGACTGCTTTTATAGCAGATTACGCTTGTTCCTTTTGGCATGTCGCACACACGCATTATAAAATTCAAGATGTTATTCCAGTAATAAGTCTTCAAATGATGGGTTATGCAACTTTAACGGGTATTGTTTTCGGATTAACAGCTTATTTATTTACAAAATCCAGTGATCTATTTACCACCCTTTTTAAAGCCATACCCTATCCACCCATTCGTCCATTCATTGGAGGATTGGTTTTAGTATTTGTTATATGGACTTTAGGTACAACCAAGTATATCGGATTAGGCATACCAACAATTTTAGAATCTTTTAAAATTCCATTAAATTCTACTGACTTTATCATCAAACTTTTACTCACCACCTTTACCCTATCAGCCGGTTTTAAAGGAGGAGAAGTAACCCCTCTCTTCTTTATTGGAGCAACCTTAGGAAATGCCTTGTTCGGATTTATACCATTACCCATGGGGTTATTAGCCGCAATGGGATTTATTGCAGTTTTTTCTGGAGCAACCAACACCCCTTTTGCTTGTTTACTGATGGGTATAGAATTGTTTGGATATGAAGCATGGCCTTATTTTGCTATCGTCTGTTTTGTCGCCTATCTATTTTCAGGAAAAAAAGGCATCTATGCTGCTCAGCTATTAAGTGGACCCAAACACTACTTATTTCTTCAATGGCAAAAAGCAAAGGACAAATATGCGAAGAATACAAAACTGTAA
- a CDS encoding DUF423 domain-containing protein, giving the protein MNNIVIITAALLGSTAIMLGAFGAHAFKKLISEEKLASFEVGVRYQMYTALTLLILGFNLHFDVYSERFAFYSITAGTLLFSVSIYFLSFAQYWNKNLKFLGPITPLGGLLMIAGWLALIVRFI; this is encoded by the coding sequence ATGAATAATATAGTTATCATCACTGCAGCACTTCTTGGTTCAACAGCTATTATGTTGGGTGCTTTTGGTGCACATGCTTTTAAAAAATTAATTAGTGAAGAAAAATTGGCTTCATTTGAAGTCGGCGTCCGTTATCAGATGTATACGGCACTAACTTTATTAATCCTTGGTTTCAATTTACATTTTGATGTGTATAGCGAACGTTTTGCATTCTACAGCATCACTGCAGGCACGTTATTATTTTCTGTTAGTATTTATTTTTTATCTTTTGCACAGTACTGGAATAAAAACTTAAAATTCTTAGGTCCCATTACTCCCTTGGGAGGACTTTTAATGATAGCAGGATGGCTTGCATTAATCGTTCGTTTTATCTAA
- a CDS encoding GNAT family N-acetyltransferase, whose protein sequence is MELRWNHKSFSQLSVEELYQILKLRVDVFVNEQQCFYPELDDKDQYSTHLWTENKGEIIAYARLVPPGISYPEPAIGRVITNPIFRGNRYGKLLVQKSINMIYEKHGKTPIQIGAQTHLKNFYGSFGFEQASDEYLDYGIPHIDMIKP, encoded by the coding sequence ATGGAATTACGCTGGAATCATAAATCCTTCTCCCAATTAAGTGTAGAAGAATTGTATCAAATCCTCAAATTACGAGTTGATGTTTTTGTCAATGAACAACAGTGTTTCTACCCTGAACTGGATGATAAAGATCAATATTCTACCCACCTATGGACAGAGAACAAGGGGGAAATCATTGCTTATGCTAGACTAGTACCTCCAGGAATTTCCTATCCAGAACCTGCGATTGGACGTGTGATAACCAATCCAATTTTTAGAGGTAATCGCTATGGAAAGCTACTTGTACAAAAATCAATAAACATGATTTACGAAAAGCACGGAAAAACACCGATCCAAATTGGCGCGCAAACTCATTTGAAAAACTTCTATGGAAGTTTTGGATTTGAACAAGCATCAGATGAGTATTTAGATTATGGAATCCCACATATCGACATGATAAAACCCTAA
- a CDS encoding GatB/YqeY domain-containing protein: MALEEKINQDIKAAMIAKDANKLRGLRAIKAAILLAKTEKGHTEDLNEETEIKVLQKLVKQRKESAEIYKNQNREDLYTIEVEEQQVIEAYLPQQLSKEEVEKIIKDIISSTGATSVKDMGKVMGAANQQLAGKADGRTISEVVKGLLA; encoded by the coding sequence ATGGCTTTAGAAGAGAAAATCAATCAAGATATCAAAGCGGCAATGATCGCAAAAGATGCAAATAAATTACGTGGCCTTCGTGCCATCAAAGCAGCGATTTTATTAGCTAAAACTGAAAAAGGACATACCGAAGACTTGAACGAAGAAACGGAGATCAAAGTGCTTCAAAAATTAGTGAAACAACGTAAAGAATCTGCAGAAATCTATAAGAACCAAAATAGAGAAGATCTGTATACAATCGAAGTCGAAGAACAACAGGTTATTGAAGCCTATTTACCACAACAATTAAGTAAAGAAGAAGTTGAAAAAATCATTAAGGATATCATCAGCTCAACGGGTGCAACTTCAGTAAAAGACATGGGAAAAGTAATGGGTGCTGCCAATCAACAGTTGGCTGGAAAAGCTGATGGACGTACCATATCAGAAGTGGTAAAAGGTTTATTGGCATAA
- a CDS encoding SDR family NAD(P)-dependent oxidoreductase codes for MSKTVFITGASSGIGEACAEVLASEGYNLLLCARRFQRLEEIKDRLTKQYPEINIYIFELDVRNYDEVKSKIENLPSAWKNINVLINNAGLSQGLDPIQDGDIGDWDRMIDTNVKGLLYVTKTVIPLLENQEDAHIVNLGSIAAKEVYPNGNVYCASKHAVDALNQAMRIDLLAKGIKVTGINPGMVETEFSEVRFKGDKDRAKNVYNGLQALSGKDIAETISFVISRPKHVNINDLIIMPTAQATGTIVNRK; via the coding sequence ATGTCAAAGACAGTATTCATCACAGGGGCAAGTTCAGGCATTGGAGAAGCTTGTGCTGAGGTCTTAGCCAGCGAAGGATATAACCTTTTACTGTGTGCACGTCGTTTCCAGCGATTAGAAGAAATCAAAGATAGGCTAACAAAACAATATCCAGAGATCAATATCTACATCTTCGAACTAGACGTTCGCAATTATGATGAAGTGAAATCCAAAATTGAGAATCTCCCTTCAGCATGGAAAAATATCAATGTGTTGATTAATAATGCAGGCTTAAGCCAAGGATTGGATCCTATTCAGGATGGCGATATTGGTGACTGGGATCGAATGATTGATACGAATGTCAAAGGACTATTGTATGTTACCAAAACGGTTATCCCACTTTTAGAAAATCAAGAAGATGCCCATATTGTCAACTTGGGCTCCATTGCTGCAAAAGAAGTGTATCCAAATGGGAATGTCTATTGTGCAAGTAAACATGCCGTAGATGCTCTAAATCAAGCCATGCGAATTGACTTGTTAGCAAAAGGAATAAAAGTAACGGGAATAAATCCGGGCATGGTTGAAACAGAATTTTCAGAGGTACGTTTCAAAGGCGATAAAGACCGCGCAAAAAATGTATACAACGGACTGCAGGCATTATCTGGAAAAGATATAGCAGAGACAATATCTTTCGTCATCAGTAGACCAAAACATGTTAACATTAATGATTTAATCATTATGCCTACCGCACAAGCAACAGGAACGATTGTAAATAGAAAATAA
- the ubiE gene encoding bifunctional demethylmenaquinone methyltransferase/2-methoxy-6-polyprenyl-1,4-benzoquinol methylase UbiE, whose translation MTNEASSLKPYKDAKDGKKQQVADMFNNISKTYDFLNHFLSLGIDIIWRKKAINALKTIAPQHMLDVATGTGDFALESIKILNPKKIIGVDISQGMLDVAKQKIEQKGLQHQFEVQLGDSEHLQFEDNTFDAVTVAFGVRNFENLDKGLADICRVLKPGGKAVILEFSNPKKFPIKQLYNFYFKRITPTIGKIFSKDSSAYSYLPESVARFPDGEKFAEITKSVGFSNTIIRPQTFGVCTIYIATK comes from the coding sequence ATGACAAATGAAGCATCCTCATTAAAACCATACAAAGACGCGAAAGACGGTAAAAAACAACAAGTTGCAGATATGTTTAATAACATTTCCAAAACGTATGATTTTTTAAATCATTTTCTGTCCTTAGGTATCGATATAATTTGGCGTAAGAAAGCAATTAATGCTTTAAAAACGATCGCTCCTCAGCACATGTTGGATGTGGCTACAGGAACTGGAGATTTTGCCCTAGAATCCATTAAAATATTGAATCCCAAGAAAATAATAGGCGTTGATATTTCCCAAGGTATGTTAGATGTTGCAAAACAAAAAATTGAACAAAAAGGACTACAGCATCAGTTCGAAGTACAACTGGGAGATTCAGAACATTTACAATTTGAGGACAATACCTTTGATGCTGTGACGGTAGCTTTTGGCGTTCGTAATTTTGAAAATCTAGACAAAGGCTTAGCCGATATCTGTCGTGTACTAAAACCCGGAGGAAAGGCTGTTATTCTGGAATTTTCAAACCCTAAAAAATTCCCGATAAAACAATTGTATAATTTTTATTTTAAAAGAATTACGCCGACCATCGGAAAAATATTCTCAAAAGATTCAAGTGCTTATTCTTATCTGCCAGAATCTGTTGCGAGATTTCCTGATGGTGAAAAATTTGCAGAAATCACTAAATCTGTTGGGTTTTCAAACACAATTATCCGTCCTCAGACTTTTGGAGTTTGTACCATTTATATTGCGACAAAATAG
- the dnaB gene encoding replicative DNA helicase gives MSNDNNFEENNAGTGKKTNFGERRTKLNNLVSGLGKLPPQALDLEEAVLGALMLEKNALSEVIDILKPESFYKDAHQKIFEAIFSLFQKTSPIDLLTVTAELRKMGALEMIGGAYYITQLTDRVVSAANIEFHARIISQKYIQRELIKVSTEIINSAYDETSDIFDLLDHAEKSLFDIAQNNLRRDSRKMDDIMREAISNLELLRDRTDGLTGVPSGLTALDRMTSGWQPSDLVIIAARPAMGKTAFVLSVARNAAVDHHKPVAVFSLEMSSVQLVNRLIAGETEIEQEKLKKGNLADHEWQQLHSRIGRLTEAPLIIDDTPALNVFEFRAKCRRLKAQHDIQMVIVDYLQLMHGKADGKGGGNREQEIGSISRALKSVAKELNVPVLALSQLSRAVESRPGNSKRPMLSDLRESGSIEQDADMVLFLYRPEYYGMTEDEEGRSTAGVGEVIIAKHRNGETGIVPLRFIGKYVKFVDLEDEFSGMGSADTFNSDPGPFNSSAMSPSSMFSTGEPGGGMAGGITMPSRMNDMPDDAPF, from the coding sequence ATGAGCAACGATAATAATTTTGAAGAGAATAATGCTGGAACTGGTAAAAAGACCAACTTCGGAGAGCGTAGAACAAAGCTGAATAATCTGGTTAGTGGTCTTGGTAAATTGCCTCCTCAAGCGCTGGATTTGGAAGAGGCAGTTTTAGGTGCTTTGATGTTAGAGAAAAATGCATTAAGTGAAGTCATAGATATCCTAAAACCAGAGTCTTTTTACAAAGATGCCCATCAGAAAATTTTCGAGGCTATTTTTAGTTTATTCCAAAAAACTTCACCAATAGATCTATTAACGGTAACTGCAGAGCTTCGAAAAATGGGAGCTTTGGAAATGATTGGTGGTGCTTATTATATTACGCAATTAACAGATCGGGTTGTTTCTGCGGCCAACATTGAATTTCATGCGCGTATCATCTCTCAAAAATATATTCAACGTGAGTTGATAAAAGTATCAACAGAGATTATCAATAGTGCTTACGATGAAACTTCGGATATTTTTGACTTATTAGATCATGCTGAAAAAAGCTTATTTGATATTGCTCAAAATAATTTAAGGAGAGATTCTCGAAAAATGGATGATATCATGCGTGAGGCAATATCAAATCTGGAGTTGTTGCGTGATCGAACTGATGGTTTGACAGGTGTTCCTTCAGGTTTAACAGCTCTGGATCGGATGACTTCTGGTTGGCAACCATCCGATTTAGTCATCATTGCTGCTCGTCCGGCTATGGGAAAAACAGCTTTCGTGTTATCTGTAGCACGTAATGCTGCGGTAGATCACCATAAACCCGTAGCTGTTTTTTCTCTAGAGATGTCATCTGTACAATTGGTGAATCGTTTGATTGCTGGTGAAACAGAAATTGAACAAGAAAAACTAAAAAAGGGAAATTTAGCGGATCACGAATGGCAACAATTGCATTCTAGGATTGGTCGTTTGACAGAGGCTCCGTTGATCATTGACGATACTCCTGCGTTAAACGTTTTTGAATTTAGAGCTAAATGTCGCCGTTTAAAAGCGCAACATGATATCCAAATGGTTATTGTCGATTATTTGCAATTGATGCATGGTAAGGCAGATGGCAAAGGAGGGGGGAACCGTGAGCAAGAGATTGGTAGTATTTCAAGGGCGTTGAAATCTGTAGCAAAAGAATTGAATGTTCCTGTATTGGCCTTATCACAGTTAAGTCGTGCTGTGGAATCTCGTCCAGGAAATTCAAAACGACCAATGCTTTCTGATTTACGTGAATCTGGATCTATTGAGCAGGATGCGGATATGGTATTGTTCTTATATCGTCCAGAATATTATGGTATGACTGAAGATGAAGAAGGAAGATCTACTGCTGGAGTTGGGGAAGTTATTATTGCAAAACATCGTAATGGTGAAACTGGTATTGTACCACTTCGTTTCATTGGTAAATATGTGAAGTTTGTGGATCTAGAGGATGAATTTTCCGGAATGGGAAGTGCTGATACATTTAATAGTGATCCAGGTCCATTTAATTCTTCTGCCATGAGCCCATCTTCGATGTTCAGTACGGGAGAACCGGGCGGTGGTATGGCTGGAGGGATCACGATGCCTTCTCGAATGAATGATATGCCTGATGATGCACCATTTTAA
- the dinB gene encoding DNA polymerase IV, with translation MDTTINKKRKIIHLDMDAFFASVDQRDFEELRGKPIAVGGTPDGRGVVAAASYEARKYGVKSAMSSIQAIKLCPNLIFTKPRFDVYKEVSDHIREIFSRYTDLIEPLSLDEAFLDVSEDKQRIGSALEIAKRIKSEIKEELNLTVSAGVSVNKFVAKIASDMNKPDGLTFVGPSKILKFMEELPVERFFGVGKVTANKMRSLGIFKGLDLKKQSKEDLVRWFGKSGEFFYQIVRGVDNRAVLPNRIRKSIGIEDTFSEDIGQIEELQSILKDLSIKLYNRLEKGNKKGRTLTLKVKYADFSVLTRSSSLLHYLEDQEEIYQIANSLLSKLELDKKVRLMGISISNFQEDKEERFEGYQLSLFKEF, from the coding sequence ATGGACACAACAATAAATAAAAAGCGAAAAATTATACATCTGGACATGGATGCATTTTTTGCTTCTGTTGATCAACGTGATTTTGAAGAATTAAGGGGTAAGCCTATTGCTGTCGGTGGAACACCTGATGGACGAGGTGTTGTGGCTGCAGCAAGTTATGAAGCTCGAAAATATGGTGTTAAATCCGCCATGTCCTCTATTCAGGCGATCAAGTTATGTCCAAATTTAATTTTCACAAAACCTAGGTTCGATGTATACAAAGAGGTGTCTGATCATATTCGTGAAATTTTTAGTCGCTACACCGATTTAATAGAACCGTTGTCGTTGGATGAAGCTTTTCTAGATGTTTCGGAGGATAAGCAACGTATTGGATCTGCATTGGAAATTGCTAAAAGAATTAAATCTGAAATTAAAGAGGAACTAAATTTGACTGTATCAGCAGGTGTATCTGTCAATAAGTTTGTCGCAAAAATAGCCTCTGATATGAATAAACCTGATGGGTTGACATTTGTTGGTCCTTCAAAAATTTTGAAATTCATGGAAGAACTTCCTGTTGAAAGGTTTTTTGGAGTGGGTAAAGTAACCGCCAATAAAATGCGATCTTTGGGCATCTTTAAAGGATTAGATTTAAAGAAGCAATCTAAAGAAGATTTAGTTCGATGGTTTGGTAAGTCTGGAGAGTTTTTTTATCAAATTGTTCGTGGAGTTGATAATCGAGCAGTTCTCCCAAATCGGATTCGAAAATCAATTGGTATTGAAGATACTTTTTCTGAAGATATTGGACAAATTGAAGAGTTGCAATCTATTTTAAAAGATCTAAGTATAAAATTATATAATCGACTTGAAAAAGGAAATAAGAAGGGGAGGACATTAACCTTAAAGGTAAAATATGCAGATTTTTCTGTTCTGACAAGAAGTTCTTCTCTTTTACATTATCTAGAAGATCAGGAAGAGATCTATCAAATAGCAAATTCATTATTGTCTAAATTGGAACTTGATAAAAAAGTACGATTAATGGGGATCTCCATTTCAAACTTTCAAGAGGACAAGGAAGAAAGATTCGAGGGGTATCAGTTATCGCTTTTTAAAGAGTTCTGA
- a CDS encoding S9 family peptidase — translation MNKLITALSLTAFILVSESPIQAQQKRLDFDQSWGNKNSLTQSINSYQGWANNTAYLELDAKDNKTYQVDVKTGKRELYVAPAKSSIKVYVSKNDIFIQDGNQAEKQLTNSPDVAEQNPTLSPDGKFVAFTRKSDLYAVDLGSGKEIRYTNDGTDVIYNGWSSWVYYEEILGRVTNYKAFWWSPDSKKLAFMRFDDTKVPMFPIYVSKGQHGYLEETRYPKAGDPNPEVKVGFVNTTGGQVTWSDFNEKDDQYFGQPYWSFDSKNIMVQWMNRDQNNLKFYQVDPNSGSKKEIYDEKQDSWINLDHDERITYLADNKHYILKSDKTGWAHYYLYTLDGKLLNPITSGAWQVTSLEYIDEQAKVVYFMARKENSTRYDLYRVDFSGKNMKRLTFGDYSHDVKVSPNGQYFITNYSNVSTPNKIALVDNKGKVLKELADSKSADFNDYKFGKTTYFTIKSDDGKYDLPIIVTYPTDFDETKEYPVIFSIYGGPDAGTVKDTWKGTRSQYWANEGIIQVTADHRASGQFGKEGVANMHRNLGHWEIIDYSTIAKWFKAKSWVAKHKFLITGHSYGGYMTCLAMTKAADVFDFGIAGAPVTSWDLYDSHYTERWMDTPKDNPEGYKNGSVLTYANNYKGVLRIMHGDMDDNVHLQNTIQLVDSLTNRAVPFELMIYPGSRHGFERSKSAYDFKERVRFYYQYLLEKPVPKELK, via the coding sequence ATGAATAAATTAATAACAGCACTTAGTCTGACGGCTTTTATTCTGGTTTCAGAATCCCCCATTCAAGCACAACAAAAACGATTGGATTTTGATCAATCCTGGGGAAATAAAAATTCATTAACACAAAGCATCAACAGCTATCAGGGCTGGGCAAATAATACCGCTTATTTAGAACTGGATGCGAAAGATAATAAGACTTACCAAGTCGATGTAAAAACCGGTAAGCGTGAATTGTATGTAGCTCCAGCTAAATCTTCGATTAAAGTATATGTTTCAAAGAATGATATATTTATTCAGGATGGTAATCAGGCAGAGAAACAATTAACCAACTCACCTGATGTGGCAGAACAAAATCCAACACTTTCGCCCGATGGTAAATTCGTTGCATTTACGCGAAAAAGTGATTTATATGCTGTTGATTTAGGATCAGGAAAAGAAATTAGGTATACAAACGATGGAACTGATGTGATCTATAATGGTTGGTCTTCTTGGGTATACTACGAAGAAATTTTAGGTAGAGTTACAAATTATAAAGCTTTTTGGTGGTCTCCGGATAGTAAGAAATTGGCTTTTATGCGTTTTGATGATACTAAGGTACCTATGTTCCCAATTTATGTATCCAAAGGACAACATGGTTATCTGGAAGAAACGCGCTATCCTAAAGCTGGAGATCCAAATCCTGAAGTGAAGGTAGGATTTGTGAATACAACTGGTGGTCAAGTTACGTGGTCAGATTTTAATGAAAAGGATGATCAATATTTTGGTCAGCCTTATTGGAGTTTTGATAGTAAAAATATTATGGTGCAATGGATGAATCGTGATCAGAATAATTTAAAATTTTATCAGGTGGATCCAAATTCCGGTTCGAAGAAGGAAATTTATGATGAGAAACAAGATTCTTGGATCAACTTGGATCATGATGAACGGATTACTTATTTGGCCGATAATAAACATTACATATTGAAGTCTGATAAGACGGGATGGGCACACTATTATCTGTATACATTAGATGGGAAACTGTTAAACCCGATTACTTCTGGGGCTTGGCAAGTGACTTCTTTGGAATATATTGATGAGCAGGCAAAGGTGGTTTATTTCATGGCTCGTAAAGAAAATTCGACTCGATATGACTTGTACCGTGTTGATTTTTCGGGGAAGAATATGAAAAGATTAACTTTTGGAGATTATTCTCATGATGTAAAAGTCTCTCCTAATGGTCAATATTTTATTACCAATTATTCCAATGTAAGCACGCCAAATAAAATCGCATTAGTGGATAATAAGGGTAAAGTTTTAAAAGAGTTAGCGGATAGTAAATCAGCTGATTTTAATGACTATAAGTTTGGTAAAACCACCTATTTTACTATTAAATCTGATGATGGTAAATATGATTTGCCAATTATTGTCACTTATCCAACTGATTTTGATGAGACAAAAGAATATCCAGTTATTTTCAGTATTTATGGAGGTCCTGATGCGGGTACTGTAAAGGATACTTGGAAAGGTACAAGAAGTCAATATTGGGCGAATGAAGGGATTATCCAAGTAACTGCTGATCATCGTGCTTCAGGGCAATTTGGTAAAGAAGGGGTAGCAAATATGCATCGCAATTTAGGTCATTGGGAAATCATTGATTATTCCACCATTGCTAAATGGTTCAAAGCAAAATCTTGGGTAGCGAAACATAAGTTTCTAATTACAGGGCATAGCTATGGTGGTTATATGACTTGTTTGGCTATGACGAAAGCGGCAGATGTATTTGATTTTGGTATTGCAGGTGCTCCTGTAACTTCATGGGATTTGTATGATAGCCATTATACAGAGCGTTGGATGGATACTCCTAAAGATAATCCGGAAGGATATAAGAATGGCTCAGTACTGACGTATGCCAACAACTATAAAGGTGTGTTAAGAATTATGCATGGCGATATGGATGATAATGTACATTTGCAAAATACTATACAATTGGTAGATTCGTTGACGAATCGTGCAGTTCCTTTTGAGTTAATGATTTATCCAGGTAGTAGACATGGATTTGAAAGATCCAAAAGTGCATATGACTTTAAAGAACGTGTGCGTTTTTATTATCAGTATTTGTTAGAAAAACCCGTTCCTAAGGAATTGAAATAA
- a CDS encoding beta-carotene 15,15'-monooxygenase, with amino-acid sequence MIQFLKESTFAVNDVLSKSINILKGHYFSIGGLLLSIFLLFVIAHELTFYLEMSSFLVKIPLMLLFAISLLGLQLFLFKYILNLLDHKEHVGFVQTWPSWTELASFLGGIVLFTLASILILVFSMIVCFPLIYMGIDTEVVSFEIVPNVGAVLSFFILLRISFFPFFIIDKGTNVTKSLRWSLAITKGNVIRLFLILLSLAFVSVLNIYWVYMDYSIMAIIFSLINSFLIIPLTSVVYTVAYRDMVQEYKGSEDPEILSNIF; translated from the coding sequence ATGATTCAGTTTCTCAAGGAGAGCACTTTTGCTGTTAATGATGTTTTAAGTAAGTCAATAAATATCTTAAAAGGTCACTATTTTTCGATTGGAGGTTTATTATTGTCGATTTTTTTGCTGTTTGTAATCGCACATGAATTGACTTTTTATTTGGAAATGTCCAGCTTTCTCGTTAAAATTCCTTTAATGTTACTTTTTGCCATTAGTTTGCTTGGATTACAGCTCTTCTTGTTTAAATATATTTTGAATTTATTAGATCATAAAGAACATGTAGGATTTGTTCAAACTTGGCCTTCTTGGACAGAATTGGCTTCTTTTTTAGGAGGAATAGTGTTATTCACTTTAGCTTCTATATTGATTCTTGTTTTTTCAATGATTGTTTGCTTTCCACTTATTTATATGGGTATCGATACAGAAGTAGTATCATTTGAGATCGTACCAAATGTAGGAGCGGTTTTGTCATTCTTTATTTTACTTCGAATCTCATTTTTCCCGTTTTTTATTATTGATAAGGGTACGAATGTAACTAAATCCTTGCGTTGGAGCCTGGCAATTACAAAAGGAAATGTCATACGTTTATTTTTAATTTTGCTGAGTCTGGCGTTTGTGAGTGTCTTGAATATTTATTGGGTTTATATGGATTATTCCATTATGGCGATTATATTTAGCTTAATAAATTCGTTCTTGATCATTCCTTTAACCTCTGTCGTTTATACAGTTGCTTATCGAGATATGGTGCAAGAATACAAAGGGAGTGAAGATCCCGAAATTTTAAGTAATATTTTTTAA